From one Acipenser ruthenus chromosome 21, fAciRut3.2 maternal haplotype, whole genome shotgun sequence genomic stretch:
- the LOC117429734 gene encoding selenoprotein S-like, producing the protein MSSTEEKQLESSSTFEDPALLNQSHAERMRAARLRMQEQHNALARQHTVEQPRTGAVNPSSPSVDPHVKHNIPPKRESDPGLNRDQNDARRAAWLRMQDQMNTDAEQYKAKLLEEEREKQEKEKLIEEEKRKQKIKKWESMQEGTSYQGHTKVTQPETREPTTAVKRRRDKKPLRQNDYNPLTGEGGSNYSYRSTRSNPSRGG; encoded by the exons ATGAGTtccacagaagaaaaacaa CTGGAGTCCAGTTCAACTTTTGAAGATCCTG CACTTTTGAACCAGAGTCATGCTGAACGGATGAGGGCAGCTCGACTGAGGATGCAAGAACAGCACAACGCTCTGGCCAGACAACACACAGTAGAACAA CCCAGGACAGGTGCAGTCAACCCTTCCAGCCCTTCAGTAGATCCTCATGTCAAACACAATATACCACCTAAAAGAGAGAGTG ATCCCGGTTTGAATAGAGATCAGAATGATGCCAGAAGAGCAGCTTGGCTGAGGATGCAAGACCAAATGAATACAGATGCAGAACAATACAAAGCCAAACTG ctggaggaagagagggagaagCAGGAGAAGGAAAAGCTGATTGAAGAGGAAAAGAGAAAGCAGAAAATCAAAAAGTGGGAATCGATGCAAGAAGGAACGAGCTATCAGGGTCACACAAAAGTAACCCAG CCAGAAACAAGGGAGCCCACCACAGCTGTGAAGCGCAGGCGAGACAAGAAGCCACTGCGGCAGAATG ACTACAACCCCCTGACTGGAGAAGGTGGAAGTAACTACTCGTACAGATCGACACGCAGCAACCCGTCCAGAGGGGGGTGA